From Gemmatimonas sp. UBA7669, a single genomic window includes:
- a CDS encoding cation diffusion facilitator family transporter — protein sequence MSTTVPPGVVDATGAGPATPAGRNAGRLRIVFLLTGTYLVAEVIGGVLTGSLALLADAGHMLTDVAGVGLALYSIRLAQRAPTPSRSYGYYRAEILAALANASVLIVVSLYILYEAYQRFRQPPAVESGTMLVVAGIGLVVNLVGMLLLRPAASESLNMKGAYFEVLSDMLTSLGVIAAGLIMMTTGWYYADPLVSAGIGLLILPRTWRLLREAVGVLLEGTPTDVDVGALRQAVLETPGVQGVHDLHVWSLTSGSNAMSAHVVCAAGADPSALLRAVEARVRRCNVHHTTLQVEAPDAFEWITHA from the coding sequence GTGAGCACGACTGTGCCTCCGGGGGTAGTGGACGCCACAGGAGCAGGGCCAGCAACGCCCGCCGGCCGCAACGCGGGCCGGCTGCGCATCGTCTTCCTGCTCACTGGCACCTACCTCGTCGCAGAGGTCATCGGCGGTGTCCTCACGGGCAGTCTCGCGTTGCTCGCCGATGCGGGACACATGCTCACCGATGTCGCCGGTGTCGGGCTCGCGCTGTATTCGATTCGCTTGGCGCAGCGCGCGCCGACGCCGTCGCGCAGCTACGGCTACTACCGCGCCGAGATTCTGGCCGCGCTCGCGAACGCGTCGGTGCTCATCGTGGTGTCGCTCTACATCCTGTACGAAGCGTACCAGCGCTTTCGCCAGCCGCCGGCGGTCGAGAGCGGGACCATGCTGGTCGTTGCGGGCATCGGCCTCGTCGTGAATTTGGTCGGCATGCTGCTCCTTCGGCCTGCGGCGTCCGAGAGTCTCAACATGAAAGGGGCGTACTTCGAGGTGCTCTCCGACATGCTGACGTCGCTCGGCGTGATCGCCGCGGGCCTCATAATGATGACGACCGGGTGGTACTACGCCGATCCGTTGGTCTCGGCCGGGATTGGCTTGCTCATCCTGCCGCGCACGTGGCGGCTGCTGCGCGAAGCGGTGGGTGTGCTGCTCGAGGGCACGCCCACGGATGTCGACGTCGGCGCCTTGCGCCAGGCGGTGCTCGAGACGCCCGGCGTGCAAGGCGTGCACGACCTGCACGTCTGGTCACTCACCAGCGGCAGCAACGCCATGAGCGCGCATGTCGTGTGCGCCGCCGGCGCCGATCCATCGGCACTCCTTCGCGCCGTCGAAGCGCGCGTGCGTCGGTGCAACGTGCACCACACCACCCTGCAAGTCGAGGCGCCCGACGCCTTCGAGTGGATCACCCATGCATAA
- a CDS encoding heavy-metal-associated domain-containing protein has product MHKHDDARQYPAQLHFPLRGLAGEGAEAAIRASLDGMAGVLAIHVSAAQAVAEVTYDLAVVSPEALRARLQTAGVKQPKHTAYTLGAESGDAPASRPAAGGGEVNGGGRTP; this is encoded by the coding sequence ATGCATAAGCACGACGACGCGCGGCAGTATCCCGCGCAACTGCATTTTCCGCTGCGCGGGCTTGCCGGCGAGGGCGCCGAGGCGGCGATTCGCGCCTCGCTGGATGGCATGGCGGGCGTGCTCGCCATTCACGTCTCCGCAGCCCAGGCGGTGGCGGAGGTGACCTATGATCTCGCCGTGGTCTCGCCCGAAGCGCTTCGCGCGCGCTTGCAGACGGCCGGCGTCAAGCAGCCGAAACACACGGCGTACACTCTCGGTGCCGAGAGCGGAGACGCACCTGCATCCCGCCCTGCCGCGGGCGGTGGCGAGGTGAATGGTGGCGGGAGGACGCCGTGA
- a CDS encoding P-II family nitrogen regulator, which translates to MQMIIAYVQSFMAKDVVHALHQVEGVTGATFTEVRGFGSARRNDTPVPEVIYGTAEKTRVEVVVRNSLVTAVIEAIRTSARTGQRGDGKIFVLPVSRGVKIATGAEAAGDEAL; encoded by the coding sequence ATGCAGATGATCATCGCGTACGTGCAGTCCTTCATGGCGAAGGATGTGGTGCACGCCCTCCATCAGGTGGAGGGCGTGACGGGCGCCACCTTCACGGAAGTGCGCGGCTTCGGCAGCGCCCGCCGGAACGACACTCCGGTCCCAGAGGTGATCTACGGGACCGCCGAGAAGACCCGCGTCGAAGTCGTCGTGCGCAACAGTCTCGTCACGGCCGTGATCGAGGCGATCCGGACCTCGGCGCGCACCGGCCAGCGCGGCGACGGCAAGATCTTCGTCTTGCCCGTCTCGCGTGGCGTCAAGATCGCGACTGGCGCTGAGGCGGCCGGAGACGAGGCCCTGTGA
- a CDS encoding HEAT repeat domain-containing protein, translating to MLQGCQADPGYGGRSSAEWAGQLRDAPAREREQAARALGAVLSLNPRLTAPTTALIAALSDTVDAVRVAAAQALAQPGVRVKAATGGALGAMLADSSHAAVRIQAVRALGVLASNAVDTAARRALVRAILPLHRDPDATVRATVAATLTEALTETLARTQAPGARQEIDAVLEGLARDTMHAPRAAALAGLALAMAPRLVPAFAQAARDSSPVIRALAAGALGRVTNDAAVGNAAMASLLALVTDPAPAVRLAAVQALGTRTASYAPAVDAALRVASRDTNVLVQQEARHALTRFHARGGTDPVALEPTRAERCAQLPPRTRGC from the coding sequence GTGCTGCAGGGGTGTCAAGCCGATCCCGGGTACGGCGGACGCTCCAGCGCCGAATGGGCGGGCCAGCTTCGGGACGCGCCCGCCCGCGAGCGCGAGCAGGCGGCGCGGGCCCTCGGGGCCGTGCTGTCCTTGAACCCACGGCTCACGGCGCCAACTACGGCGCTGATCGCCGCGCTGTCTGATACCGTCGATGCCGTACGCGTCGCGGCCGCGCAGGCGCTTGCCCAACCGGGCGTCCGCGTCAAGGCCGCGACCGGAGGCGCACTTGGCGCGATGCTCGCTGATTCGTCGCATGCTGCCGTGCGCATCCAGGCGGTGCGTGCGCTAGGGGTGCTCGCGAGCAATGCGGTGGACACCGCCGCTCGGCGCGCGCTGGTGCGCGCGATCCTCCCGCTACATCGGGATCCAGACGCGACGGTTCGCGCGACGGTGGCAGCGACACTCACCGAGGCGCTGACCGAAACGCTCGCGCGGACGCAGGCCCCCGGCGCGCGGCAGGAGATCGACGCCGTGCTCGAGGGCTTGGCGCGCGACACGATGCACGCGCCGCGGGCCGCCGCGCTCGCTGGGCTCGCGCTGGCGATGGCGCCGCGCCTGGTGCCCGCGTTCGCACAGGCCGCGCGTGACTCCTCGCCTGTGATTCGGGCCCTCGCGGCGGGCGCGCTGGGACGCGTCACGAATGACGCGGCGGTGGGCAACGCGGCGATGGCGAGCCTCCTCGCACTCGTGACCGACCCCGCGCCCGCGGTCCGCTTGGCGGCGGTGCAGGCCCTCGGGACCCGCACCGCCTCGTACGCGCCCGCGGTTGATGCGGCGCTGCGCGTGGCAAGCCGCGATACGAATGTGCTCGTGCAGCAGGAGGCACGGCACGCGCTCACACGCTTCCACGCCCGCGGAGGAACGGACCCGGTCGCACTCGAGCCGACGCGCGCGGAGCGCTGCGCGCAGCTCCCACCCAGGACGCGCGGATGTTGA